AAGGGAGCTACTGAAGCCTTAGCTGAATGAGAAGATCATTGATACTCATTTAGTTCTAGACaagtaggcctggtctacactacgcgtttaaaccaattttagcagcgttaaaccgatttaacgctacacccgtccacacaacaagcccctttatatcgatataaagggctctttaaaacggtttctgtactcctccccaacaagaggagtagcgctgaaattgatattgccatatcggattagggttagtgtggccgcaaatcgacggtattggcctccgggcggtatcccacagtgcaccattgtgactgctctggacagcaatccgaactcggatgcactggccaggtaaacaggaaaagccccaccaacttttgaatttcatttcctgtttgcccagcgtgaagctctgatcagcatgggtggcgatgaagtcccaaatccaaaaagcgctccagcatgggccgtacgggagatactggatctgatcgctgtatggggagacaaatctgttttaccacagctccattacagaagacgaaatgagaaaaaatttgaaaaaatctccagactatgatagacagaggccacagcacagtgctgtgtgacaagcgtaacggaaagccaaagaatcaaatggacgctcatggagggagggagggggcactgaggattccagctatcccatagtccccacagtctccgaaaagcatttgcattcttggctgagtgcccaatgcctgtagggtcaaacacattgtccggggtgtttcagggtatatcttgtcaatttacacccccccccccgtgaaagaaaagggaaaaaaatcgtttcctgacttttttatatgtcaccctatgtctactgcatgctgctgctagatgcggtgctgcggcaatgaatagcagcatcttttcccctcccatccctggtggcagatggtacaatatgattgctatccatcgtcatcatcagcccgtgagtgctcctggctggcctcaggtgaggttggccgggggcacctgggtaaaaataggaatgactcccggtcattcccagtagatggtacagaagggctggtaactgtcctcatcatagcaactgggggctgagttccatcagccccccccctttcatatctaaagaaaagattctgtactgcctggactatcatagcagtgggatgctgggctcctctccccctcaccatttaatgtcctgcctggactatcatagcagctggaggctgcctccccctcattttatctcactaaaaagtcaatgtttcttattcctgcattctttattacttcatcaaacaaatgggggacactgccacggtagcccagaaaggttgggggagaagggaatcaatgggtggggttgttgcaggggaaccccccgtgaatggcatgcagctcatcatttctgcgggatctgacacggagcggctgtgctctcttgttctctgatacactggttctctagtacacttgccccatattctaggcaggactgactctatttttagataaatcataaaggagggattgactcggggagtcattcccatttttgtctttgcgcccctggccgacctcagctaaggccaaccaggagcacccatgacagcagcagatggtacagaatgactgataaccgtcatctcattgtcaatttacaatggcacagaagatggtacagaacaactggtaactgtctctgctaccttgcaatggctgctgtgtagcgctgcagtaccgcctctgtcagcggcatccagtacacacatggtgacggtgacaaaaggcaaaacgggctccatggttgccatgttatggcgtctgccagggcaatccagggaaaaagggcgcgaaatgattgtctgccgttgctttcacggaggaaggaatgagtgatgacacttacccagaatcacctgcgacactgtttttgcaccatcatgcattgggatctcaacccagaattccaatgggtgggggagactacgggaactatgggatagctacgggatagctacccacagtgcaacgctctggaaatcgacgctagcctcggtacatggacgcacaccgccgaattaatgtgcttagtgtggccgcgtgcactcgactttatacaatctgttttacaaaaccggtttataatcggaataatcccgtagtgtagacatacccgtagtgACTGGCACAAGGCTTTGGGCAGCTGATACATGGTAGGAGATGGGGAGAGGTTCATTTATCTGTTTCAAAGACAATATGACCTCAGATTTTGCATAGAGATGACACACCTTGTAAAGGTAAAAAACCAAAGGATGTCCCAGAAAAATGGGGCCTCCCAGAAGAAATCTGCTACTGAGATGATTCCTCCTTTGGATAAAAATATATTTGGCTCCACGTGCCTGGTGGTATTGGCTCCAGCTAACACGTCTGTCACCCCACAACTCAGCTGTCCATTGACCCTACTTAATACATCATTGTGATGATTCCCTGCTGCCTTTTAAATTTAACAGGCACTCACAGTAAGGTGCCAAATGACACCAGTTTAAGACAGGAAAGTTCAGAGGCACAACAGAGGCTGAGTATTTTACAGTCAATGATTTGTTTTCACCTGATGCTCAGAATGACAGATAGTATGTAAGACAGTGGCAGTGTAAAAACCCAACAGGATGAGAGGATACCTGCTATGAATCAAACAGGCTTTGTGTGAGACAAAAGGCAAAAGAATGAAACCCTGCGACTGTGTGGGGCAGCCATCTCAAGCAAGACCTTGCAATGCTAGTTGGACCAGTTCTGGAACACACGCAGTTCTCTCTGCGTCTCTCTATTGTGCGCGCGCGCAcatgcacacgcgcacacacacacacacacacacaaaatgcccTGAAAACTACTTaaaagtcacagaatcatagaagtgtaggactggcaggaccttaagaggtcatctagtccactcccctgcactcaaggcaagtcTGCCTCATGGTGCTGGAAGGATGATCCTGTGGTTACGGCATGACTccagagacctggattcaaatTCCTTGCTGTGCcccagccttcctgtgtgaccttggctgaGTCTCTAggtctcagtttcccttttgtgaAATGGTGGATCTTTTCTGtcatgtctgtttagattgtaagttctttgaggcaAAGAGTGTAGCATAGCACCTGGTACAACATGGCCCTGATTTTAGGGCCTCAAGGTGCTATAGCGgtaaaaaataaaagtagaatCGTAGTGATAACTCTTCTTCTCCTGTAATGAAGCCACTAGGAGAAGAACAGCAGGGTCAGGACCTCCCAAGAGATTAATCTGTTCCTCCTTAGCAGGAGCATCTGATGGTAGAAATGTCCATCTTGTGAGTGCAGCTTTGAGAACAGAGGCTGCAGAACACAGAGGTGAACTGTCAGCTATGGATGAAAAGGTGCCCGAAAACCCAAGAACGTTGCTTGGATTGACCTACATAGCAGATCCctaccttcctttgtaaagcacatcCTTGGCATATGAATCTGCTAAAGCTAGGGCTGAACTGCAAAACTCAGATCCAGAGCCTTGTTCCCCAGAGTTTGTTGGGGAGGGGTTTTAGTTCACCCCTTGTCCTGTCATGCTCACGGAAGTTTGCACCACGGCTAGTATAAATAAAGACTGGTACTTCTTGCCTCCTCCTGTCAGCAGTGTCTGTTCCTGTTATCCAAACAGAGCAAACTGGACAATTAGTAAGCTGCAGATATACCAGTCTTGCACCACCCATCACTGGGGTGCAAACATTTGATATAAAAAACAGCAGTGAGTAGAAACAATCTACATCTACCTATGCAAATTAGTGTagtaccattgactttaatgggactatgccaatttataccagctgaggatctggccccaaatctGTAAATCTACTCTTGCACCCCTTCATTCCAGGAGCCCTCTTACTCCATAAAGGAAAGAAGTGGAGACAGAGGAtgtgatttatatttatttattatccaCCTGTGAAAGGAGTGAACAAATTATAAAAAAGTAACAGAAACGTACCCAGCTGCATATGGTTTTAGTCCAACTTGTTTTGTATTTGTTAAtaataatttctttaaaaaactcccaatttaaaaagaaaaatatttcccacAGCAATTATTTTTTCAGTCCCCAGCCCAATAGAATAATAAGATAATAATCTTGCTTTTTATAGTAAAACAGCAGTTACCAATTACCGAGACATGCTTTGTACATCTCATATAGAAACCTTGGTTATTCTGagacagaaagaaacaaaaaacaaagaaaaaaccctgtAATCCTGAAGGAATGGTGTTCATGGAAATATTTGTTCCAATATAAAAAGTTCCTGCTTTATATACTGCATAAAAGCAACTTTTCCCCTTTTGATTTCTTCAATAGTCAATTGCCAAAATTGAGTATAAAAGCTGGTTtgggtttgcaccagtgtaaaacaACCTGTATAAGCTAATGAACATGCATATTTCAGCAGTGTTAGAAAGAAGAAGGAACTTCATCATGCTGTTTACTATGTATTTTAGTTGTGAGAAAGCAACTTTAGCAACACATGGTATTTTGCATAACTTAGCAGAAAATGACAGTCCCTTCCTAATTCCCACAGGCTAAATTATTTAGTATGGTCACCTGTTACTTTATGATTACAGTCTGAGTGTTTGTAGTAAAATAATTGATTTCTTGTTATGTGACAGGTTGAtatatttaaaatctaaatatgGGCTTAAAACTAGAGGTCCTTACTCAGCTTTTACTCAGGTATAACTCCCATCACATTTGGTCTGAGTAAAGCGTGACTATGACCTGAGCATGGACTTCAGTATTTGGCTGAAGCTGCTTTATTTGTACAAGAACAGTATCAATTTGTTAGCATCTTATTCTGAGCTCACACTGATATGTTATGAATAGTAATTCAATTGAAATCATCCAGTATAAGTGAGATCTGTTTCAGGCTGTTAGTTTTACTTCATTCTGACATCAAAGTTCAGAAATGATGCTGAATGTGCCTTCTTTAGTAATGAACTCTAGTTTTTCACTGCAAAAGGGTTATTGTTTTGCTCCTTAGAATGCTGGAGAGATTTCCAAATCCTAGGACCAGTTTAGCAGTCCTTTGtcacacaaaactcccactgagggCAGTAGGATTCATTTTATGGGAATGAGAACCATAGAATCAGACTTTCTCACTGACTTGAATCGTTTCACTTGTTTAATTATACATATAGGTTAAGAAATCATTTTTTCAGTCACAGAGGTCTGGGTGGCGGCACAACACTGAAATTGTTCCTAGACCATGATAAATGTACTGGCTTGACTGTTCACCAATGCTCTTTGGTCAGCCATAGCATGGACAAAAGCAAGAGGCAGGTAAGGTATTTTCAGACATATAACTAGTTATCTGAACCACTAAAATTGTCTCTAATATAAAATATGCCTTTAGTCAGACTGACTTTAATCCAGTAGTTTAGTAGGTTGACTGCTGCTGTTTGCTACTGTGGGAGCGAGCTAAtcaattgccagtgatggaatcTTGCAGACAAATGGGAATTCTCTGTTGCAGCTGTTGTCATTCCACGAGCGTAAAGCTATAGGGGAGTAAGAATAAGGAGTTAGTTAAGGTTTTAAATGGAGGTGTGATCACATGATGGACAAAATTCAACTCTACATGCCACCATGAAGGAATAACATACAATGGATACAGAAACACAGAATTTCCTACACAAAGGAGTTTGTTTCACCCCCAATCCTTAGCTCTGAAGAAAAGTCTTGTCAAAAGATTCTGTAATACAGACACATTTCTGACAATATACTTTTGCATAGACACAAGAACATGCTGGCTAGATATAGAGATTATTACAGTCTTACCAGACCCAGCCCTGGATACAATTAGTCATGCATGTATGTTGTACTTATTCCTGTGCAGATTCCCATATGACAAGAGAAAAAGACATATTTGTAATGCTCCGTGTCCTAGTCTACCCTTTCCCCTATCCTgttgtctctctcctccccatagTGACTGCATCTCTGTTGGTGTCTCTTTCCAATAATATATACCATCCATTATCTCCTTGGTCTGGAAATGTCTCAGGATTTTGTCTTCACATACAATGCTACAGCAGCGCTTCTCcggtcagtgtagttaatccgtctccccaagaggcggtagctattttgaagggagaagctctcctgccagcacagTGCTGTCTTCATGGGGGTTTAGGTAGGCATAACTACATCGCTCCGGGATGTGGGTTTTTCATTCCCCTGAGCGATAGTTATACATTACCTATATTGGTAGTTATACCGATATAGGTAATGTAGACCTGGCTTCAGTTGAGGGGGAAGCAGGCAAGCTGGTGTCTTTATACTGCCTTTAATTGGCAGTTCTTTATCTCCTTGCTTCTTGGAGAGGGGCCAAACTTCCTCCTCTGCAAAAACAGTATGTTAAAATACTCACGGTGCTAGCATCTTTTTGTTATGCATAGAAAAGAGTGAGCCTGCATTTCACTGAGTTTATTTACACATGCTCCCTGGAAAGCGTGGTGCACAGCCTGAGGATCAACAGTGAAGTACCTACCACTGTTATATCTGTACCAGATCTGTACACAGTCCTCCTCTTCTGGAATAGAGTGGATCCCATCATCTGGCTGGTTGCCATCCCAGTAGTTATAGTCATAGGAAGAACCATCTGTCCATTCAAAGTGGCCTTCCTATTAAACATCATCCAGAAATTAGGAGGGGAGAATGGAGAAGTGCCGTGATTTCAACTGAACCTCTGTGGAAGTGTGAACTTCAGGATTGGCCAACAGAACATTTCTCTTCTCCCCTGTAGAAAGTGCCGTCATCAATCTGACCTCATTCCTATGTCTAGATGACAAAAACTAGGTCCATGCTGAACAGAGGCCCTTTTTCTATTGAGTTTTGCGCTCTGCTagcatattgtttgagatcataGAGTACgactacactgcaaagaaaaacatgCAGCGTCAAGTCTCAATTGATTCCccctcatggggcttgggctgtggggctaaaaatagcagtgtagacattcccccttgggctggagctcaagcTTCGAGAGCCTCCCCTTCAGCAAGTTTGAGAGCCCAGGCTCCACTTCATTGGGTTTCCTTTTGTTACTATGTAATTTTACAAAAGAGATTTCAAAAGTTACAGAGCAagacaaagaaaaatgaaaaagtgtgtgtgtgggggtggtagACATCATTTATTGTATTGCACTCAACgtgggtgctgaaagccattgaaccaaactgcaaaccctgaatATGATGGAAGGCATGTGTTCGGTTTCTATTACTTCAAGCTAGGGGATACTGGACTCCCAGTACTCACTGTCCTTTTCCCCTACccgtacacacacacatcctccaAAAACgtggagaaaggaggaaaatattttgcagaaaatTCACACACACCCACAAATTGTTCTGTTTCAAACTATGTCACATggaaacaactttgaaatttcaacattGACCATGAAAttgtccccccccctttttttaaacatCACATTTATTGGCTACCTCAGTAGCTGTGGAGATTGAATTACCCTCTAATGTTCATAGGTGACAGCTGAAGCATTGGAAGGGCAATGTGGGTAAGCAGAAAATCTTGCTCTCCAGGGCTGTAAGTCCAGCACTTTGTTTTATAGTCAGAGGGAAAAAATTGAAAGGTGTAgagggaaaacagaaaatataattttgCCTTTTATGTGAGTCTGATGAAACTGGCCAAGGGTCACATCTCAACGAGCTCCAGGCTGAATAGATTTCCAGTTCTTTTTATGAGAAAACCTGCTTGTATGATGATCAAGAGAAAAAGCAGGCGGTAGTCCCATGCACCACCTGCAGCAAAATGTgaacctctagaattggcttgtacagtcatcagagggcacaccaggAGAtcaacaatagatgatctgcacagatttgtcatcatcggatcgatggactaccaagaagcTAATGCTGTAGCGGTTTCTCACCTGTCTTAGGTCATGAAGTCCCATCCAGATATCGGTGGGTATTCCAGGCACTCGGCTGTTTACCAGGTCATATACAAAGACATTCTCTTCCCAGCTGGTAAAGTACCATAATATGAAATAGTTAGGAGGTTGGTATTAGTGAAATTAAGCAAAAACTATCCCTAGGCATTCAGACTGCACTTTGGCAAAAGGGACCCCATCTTTGAAATTGTCCATGGAAATTTTGGATTCATTTTCTTAGTCTGTGTAAGAGGATGGCTTAGTATGGCAAAAcccagagctggttggaaatgcAGGGAAAAATACATGACAGTaatttcaaatccctgttctctttcaaaattaaaaaattttaactttcaaaaattcaaaatcatTTCACCATCTGTAACAGCAAGCAGGAGGTGTGGTAACGTAAAGCATCTACTGCCTATGCTCTGCTGGAATGGTGTGAAATGAACTCAAGCAGGTCAATGAGCTTCCACATTTTAAACCAGTGCTTTTCACTATTTCTGAAGTGGGGGCCACTTTGGCAAAAAAAccttcagtgtgacagccacATCAATCCAACACAGATGATTGAACACTCTGAGTTCTTTGTTGGTTGATATGGTAATCTTACTGTTATTGGTAATATTGCTTGGGGTGAAGGcgtgggagtgaggggctggttctgggagggggctcagtgctTGGACAGGGGCTTGGTGTGCAGGAGAAGGTGAGGggtacaagctctgggagggagtttgggtgcaggaggggactccagacTGGGGCAGTGTgttcaggtgcaggagggagtctggggtgctggctccaggggaGGGTACAGGGTGCAGGCAAGAGTATGGGGTgttagctctgggagggggctcagggctgggtcagaggcttgggatgcaggaggtggtgtggggttctgactctgggagggggctcagagctcaggcttggagtgcaggagggaggatggggggctggctctggaaggggctcagggatgtggcAGAGGCTTGGAATGCAGGAGGAGGTATGGGGGGGCTGACtcttggagggggctcagggctggggcagaggattgggatgcaggaggggtcatggggagctggctctgggatggggctcagggctggggcagaggtttggggggctgGTTCCAGGAGGCTTCAAGTTGGATGGTGGAAGAGCTATTCAGAACCTGCCCCTTGAAGGGGGCGGCACTTACTTTGGGCAGCCCTGGCCTCACGCCGCTTCTGGAAGGGGCCAAGGtgactctgcgtgctgcccctctctgcaggcaccgcccccacaactcccattggtcacagttccctgttcccagccaatgggatctgcaggggtggtgcttgcaggcagggctgcaggggtgtgctGGCCACTtttgggagcagcgtggggccagggcaggcagggagcctgccttagctgcagCCCCACTGGTGCCAGAAAGCGCGATCAACAGGGAGATGCACTTAGGGTCCATGGGAGTCACCACTGGCTCACAGGCTTTGCAGTGAAGAACACTGTCTTAAACCATCAGGAGTGGCTGGGCCTTGGATGGAGGAAAAAACCATGATGAATTATAGATGTGCCCGTGTAGCAAAGTCTTCCTCTGATACCTGGATGTTTAGGTCCAGCATTTTGCTTTGGGCCCCATTTCTAATCTAGGTTTGTGAACTGTTCCATGAAACATGGAGTGGAAAACCTTTCTATTTTGAAAGTTCTGAGTCAGACAAAATTGTAACCAAAATTGTTCCGTTGAAAGCAAAGCCACCCTCCTCTATCCGGGGACTGATTAATGGGTACAATGTGACTGCAGTTGGCAGAGTGGAGTCTGTTGTAACTGAGGGGCAAATTTTCAAAGAGTCCAAAAATACGACCATAAAATTGGCTCAAGCATCTGTCTGTACACACAAAGCTTCACCTTTGCTCATGCACATCAGCAAATGCATGGGGTTTGCATGCACATTCACACGGCCTCTTGAAAACATGGCCCTTTAAGTTATTATATTGTACAACCACAGCCAAACCCATGGTGATCCAAATAGCTTTGTTGTAACACAGAGCATAAAGTGACAACTTGTTATTTATGTTAATGTAATGTTGCAGACCACAGCCATTTCACAAGCGCCTCTGGGCGCAATCGTGATAGGTCTGCTTCAGAATTATTggttctaccacttgagctaaaggagactcTCTGATAGACATCTAATTAATACAGTTGCGTAGTTTTGATTCTGTCCATTAGAGGGCAGAGATACACATCCATGCTAGCCAGTGCATTTCAATACAGATACATAGAATTTACGACAGTGGTAAATTTGGCTTGAATGGGTTTCTTTTCTCATAGGAAGGTTAAACTCCAGCTGAGGAATtacttatatatttatttattgcagcAGACATCGTTTAGCTGGACTTTAACAATTTTTCAGAAACAGATTTCTTTGATTCTTACCTGTGAATTGATGCTAATTTGGCTGATTTTATGCCAATGGAAAATTCCGCACAATAGAGATCGGCTTCAGCCCATGTTTTATTGATAGGAAAGTATCTGTAACAGTACCCTTCATATTCTGTCCAAAACAGTGGGCAGGAGTAGGACTGAACTGGCTCTGGCATAGctggggagaaaagaaagaaaactggaaGTGATTTAATACAAAACAGCTGCAGGGACCCCAAAATGGTGAATGTCTCTGTTGTTTAGGACCAGTCTCCttgttggctttgcaaaacacaaaaaagcaaaaacaaaaaattccccCAAGGGCTTAGATTTTCACGAGCAACTGGGGACTTTGGGTGCCTCCATTCTTGGATATCTTCTCAAAATAGCTGAATTTCAGAGGATGGGAGCTCAGCACTTTGGAACGTTTGAGCAGAATTTGCCATTTTTGAGTAGACTGAGCAGGGATGAAAAATACTTTTGGATGCTACCCTAACATAAATATTTAGTAACTCTATTGTACATTTTCCAAGTAGGATGGAAGTGACACTATGAAGTTCTGTACAGATCAGGTCTGGGCCTTTTCTCATTCACATCAATGCCCGGAAAGAGCAAACTTGTAGGAGAGGTTGTACCACCATTGCAGATAACacagggaggagggaaaagactCCAATCAAAGggaccaggaaaaaaaatggga
This sequence is a window from Gopherus evgoodei ecotype Sinaloan lineage chromosome 10, rGopEvg1_v1.p, whole genome shotgun sequence. Protein-coding genes within it:
- the CLEC19A gene encoding C-type lectin domain family 19 member A codes for the protein MKFCPQSEMVIRWDFCVLLSMVLLATQAFPQTNIKISQAMPEPVQSYSCPLFWTEYEGYCYRYFPINKTWAEADLYCAEFSIGIKSAKLASIHSWEENVFVYDLVNSRVPGIPTDIWMGLHDLRQEGHFEWTDGSSYDYNYWDGNQPDDGIHSIPEEEDCVQIWYRYNSALRSWNDNSCNREFPFVCKIPSLAID